The proteins below come from a single Drosophila teissieri strain GT53w chromosome 3L, Prin_Dtei_1.1, whole genome shotgun sequence genomic window:
- the LOC122617474 gene encoding uncharacterized protein LOC122617474, whose protein sequence is MKRASRGTSRNFLRENRMMVSQASPNYQLPTAASKARCCGSVRFLLAATQRGLSGGTGAKVVPSQRKLAEKQIQTEDISDERFLSAALLKCSDKTQPHLQSRSEGDDPADGRGGEFLNERQRLRRTASNFELGRMPEQRDSYQPGQYILHRPLANAFGILPGGLNYLDNCFSSNRKLDEEASLCSHSIKASSPRVRQMDIPEVVDVNPEDVLSVHSQESCAELTDLDEQRREAEVQSPENSPTESPGESQPILLTSEQRTLLMEAARRRQNQLIAEYNRLPLSMGTLRVRNLKRQLEQQLDVVDYDLSRLSLANVYLNQESQFGTIAYQKLSTKIKA, encoded by the coding sequence ATGAAACGGGCCTCGAGGGGCACATCGCGCAACTTTCTCCGCGAGAACCGGATGATGGTGAGCCAGGCGTCTCCAAACTACCAGCTGCCCACCGCCGCCTCAAAGGCCAGATGCTGTGGTTCAGTAAGGTTTCTTTTGGCCGCCACCCAGCGGGGCTTGAGTGGTGGAACAGGGGCTAAAGTAGTTCCCAGCCAACGGAAGCTAGCCGAGAAACAGATCCAAACCGAGGACATCAGCGACGAGCGGTTTCTCAGTGCCGCCCTGCTCAAGTGCTCGGATAAGACCCAGCCCCACTTGCAATCCCGTAGCGAGGGCGATGATCCAGCGGACGGCAGGGGAGGAGAGTTCCTGAACGAAAGACAACGACTGCGACGCACTGCGTCCAATTTCGAGCTGGGCAGAATGCCGGAACAACGCGATAGCTATCAGCCGGGGCAGTACATATTGCACCGGCCGTTAGCTAACGCGTTCGGCATCTTGCCCGGCGGCTTGAATTACCTGGACAACTGTTTCTCCTCCAACCGAAAACTGGATGAAGAGGCATCTCTCTGTTCGCATTCCATCAAGGCGAGTTCACCAAGAGTACGCCAAATGGACATTCCCGAGGTGGTGGATGTGAACCCGGAGGATGTCCTAAGTGTGCACTCACAGGAGTCCTGTGCAGAGCTAACGGATTTAGATGAGCAGCGCCGAGAAGCGGAGGTCCAATCACCGGAGAATTCTCCGACGGAGTCACCTGGGGAGTCCCAACCCATCCTGCTTACCAGTGAGCAGAGAACGCTGCTTATGGAGGCCGCCCGTAGGCGGCAAAACCAATTGATTGCCGAATACAACCGTTTGCCGCTTTCCATGGGCACATTGCGAGTCCGGAATCTCAAGAGACAACTGGAGCAGCAGTTGGATGTGGTGGACTACGACCTCAGCAGGCTATCGCTGGCGAATGTGTATTTGAACCAAGAGTCACAATTTGGAACAATCGCTTATCAAAAATTGTCAACCAAAATAAAGGCATAG
- the LOC122616960 gene encoding protein bric-a-brac 2 isoform X2 has translation MTANSSSACDGTTISLLSTLPILLDQSHLTDVTISAEGRQLKAHRVVLSACSSFFMDIFRALEASNHPVIIIPGASFGAIVSLLTFMYSGEVNVYEEQIPMLLNLAETLGIKGLADVQNNNLPKTARSGGGSYMDTANEKSSEFERPSTPSPTPTPTLTPSHTPTPSQPLPLPQLPSAALNTPLLANKLGSVSSSGMGTTPLENLFKSLQFYPSLLPQPLNFSQTALNKTTELLAKYQQQCQLYQSGMQEDQLETDCFGSKRLKGDSPPKELRRLEKSLAKNPKFSSTTNSSSSSKSPQECSIPNPIVATSPVTLAPPTMAHFSPQLPVVKCSSASYPSALGQGQLYSSKPPLYSAAVTPTAAQQAAQMHHHPQPGPSPYISAEDHAKLQLHIEQYQREAAAAAAAAAGGMALVSAKSEPNLLSLSADRDKSLATAPIKPPSNSKLYATCFICHKQLSNQYNLRVHLETHQNVRYACNVCSHVSRSKDALRKHVSYRHPGAPSPCENEARRKRVSKLAATTVPTSTPMSITASHTVTSGDVGPAPATTIGCSGQEARNPYLFLPNQFQMAAAAAAVAVAESSPASGQPSLDLAQEAPPGIKSEREPPAASNGEATGVETSATTI, from the exons atGACAGCCAACAGCAGTTCTGCCTGCGATGGCACAACCATCAG TTTGCTGAGCACCCTGCCCATTCTGCTGGACCAATCCCATCTGACAGATGTCACCATTTCGGCCGAGGGACGCCAGCTGAAAGCCCATCGCGTGGTTCTGAGTGCCTGCAGCAGCTTTTTCATGGACATCTTCCGGGCTCTGGAGGCCAGTAACCACCCAGTCATCATCATACCCGGCGCCAGCTTCGGCGCCATCGTCTCGCTGCTCACCTTCATGTACTCCGGCGAGGTGAATGTCTACGAGGAGCAGATTCCGATGCTGCTCAACCTGGCCGAGACACTGGGCATCAAGGGACTGGCCGATGTCCAGAACAACAAT CTACCAAAAACGGCGAGAAGTGGAGGTGGCTCCTACATGGATACGGCGAACGAGAAGTCCTCTGAGTTTGAACGTCCCAGCACTCCCtctcccacgcccacacccacccTCACGCCCTCCCACACGCCCACTCCCAGCCAACCTCTCCCCCTGCCCCAGCTGCCCAGTGCCGCACTGAACACCCCTCTGCTGGCCAACAAACTGGGATCGGTGAGCTCCAGTGGAATGGGCACCACGCCCCTGGAGAATCTCTTCAAGTCGCTGCAGTTCTATCCCAGCCTGCTGCCCCAACCACTAAACTTCTCGCAGACGGCGCTCAACAAGACCACTGAGCTGTTGGCCAAGTACCAGCAGCAGTGCCAGCTCTACCAGAGCGGCATGCAGGAGGATCAACTGGAGACGGATTGCTTCGGCTCCAAGAGGCTGAAGGGCGACAGTCCGCCGAAGGAGCTCAGGCGACTGGAGAAGAGCCTTGCAAAGAATCCCAAATTCTCATCGAcgaccaacagcagcagcagcagcaagtcgCCGCAGGAATGCTCCATACCTAATCCCATTGTGGCCACTTCGCCAGTAACTCTCGCTCCCCCGACCATGGCCCACTTTTCGCCCCAGTTGCCGGTGGTCAAGTGCTCCTCGGCCAGTTACCCCAGCGCTCTCGGCCAAGGTCAACTCTACAGTAGCAAGCCACCACTCTACAGTGCAGCAGTCACGCCGACGGCCGCCCAGCAGGCGGCGCAgatgcaccaccacccacaaccagGGCCATCGCCCTACATCTCGGCCGAGGATCATGCCAAGCTGCAGCTCCACATCGAGCAGTACCAGCGGgaagcggcggcagcagcggcagcggccgCCGGCGGAATGGCGCTGGTCAGCGCCAAGTCGGAGCCCAATCTGCTCTCGCTGAGCGCCGACCGCGACAAGTCGCTGGCCACCGCACCCATCAAGCCGCCGTCCAACTCGAAGCTCTATGCCACCTGTTTCATCTGCCACAAGCAGCTGAGCAACCAATACAACCTGCGCGTCCACCTCGAAACCCATCAGAATGTGCG GTATGCCTGCAATGTGTGCTCCCATGTGTCCCGCAGCAAGGATGCCCTGCGCAAGCACGTTAGCTACCGACATCCTGGGGCGCCATCGCCATGTGAAAACGAGGCTCGCCGGAAGAGGGTCTCCAAGCTGGCAGCGACCACTGTGCCCACCTCGACACCCATGTCCATTACCGCCAGTCACACGGTTACCAGTGGCGATGTGGGTCCAGCTCCAGCGACCACAATTGGATGTTCGGGTCAGGAGGCAAGGAATCCGTACCTCTTCCTGCCCAATCAATTTCAGATggcggctgcagcagcagccgtaGCGGTGGCCGAATCCTCGCCAGCTTCTGGCCAACCCTCGCTGGACTTGGCCCAGGAGGCGCCACCTGGGATTAAAAGTGAGCGGGAGCCTCCGGCGGCGAGCAACGGAGAGGCGACAGGTGTGGAGACGTCGGCGACAACCATCTGA
- the LOC122616215 gene encoding protein obstructor-E, with amino-acid sequence MNRLTLLALVALIGSCSAADGDINVCSNVVSNLFVPQVGNCSKYYLCMNEVAVPRDCPQGYYFDARDQECVALMEVNCIGSCKNRGLSSFCYDRTCTKYVLCFDGTPVIRQCSDGLQYNALTDRCDYPQYVDCVDNLCSRNNNADDIVYIASKARCDKYYICMDGLPQVQNCTSGLQYNPSTQSCDFPSKVNCTVESLQRNILPFARAPPRSADIECPSEGAHFIAHQKRQDAYYYCLNGRGVTLDCTPGLVFDAERGECREPTFVGY; translated from the exons ATGAATCGCCTGACCCTTTTGGCACTGGTTGCCCTGATTGGAAGCTGTAGCGCTGCGGATGGGGATATCAATGTCTGCTCCAATGTGGTCAGCAACCTCTTTGTGCCGCAGGTGGGCAACTGCAGCAAGTACTACCTGTGCATGA ATGAGGTGGCTGTGCCCCGTGACTGTCCTCAGGGCTACTACTTCGATGCAAGGGATCAGGAATGTGTGGCCCTGATGGAGGTCAACTGTATTGGATCCTGTAAGAACCGTGGCCTGTCATCCTTTTGCTACGATCGCACCTGCACCAAGTACGTTCTCTGCTTCGACGGCACTCCGGTGATCCGCCAGTGCTCCGATGGACTGCAGTACAATGCGCTGACCGATCGCTGTGACTATCCGCAATACGTCGACTGCGTGGACAACCTGTGCAGCCGGAATAACAACGCGGATGACATCGTTTACATTGCCAGCAAGGCTCGCTGTGACAAGTACTACATTTGCATGGACGGTCTTCCTCAGGTGCAGAACTGCACAAGTGGTCTGCAGTACAATCCCAGCACCCAGAGCTGCGATTTCCCCTCGAAAGTTAACTGCACG GTGGAGAGCCTTCAGCGGAATATCCTGCCGTTCGCCAGAGCTCCCCCACGCAGTGCCGACATCGAGTGTCCTTCGGAGGGCGCCCACTTCATTGCCCACCAGAAGCGTCAGGATGCGTACTACTACTGCCTGAATGGTCGTGGAGTCACCTTGGACTGCACACCCGGTCTGGTTTTCGATGCCGAGCGCGGGGAGTGCCGGGAGCCAACCTTCGTGGGCTACTAG
- the LOC122617599 gene encoding GATA zinc finger domain-containing protein 10: MHFWIDKRSQQCGFGRSRVAASLSHAGSGLSYGHPPRRTKSTSCSNSTGQSMPPVHRSLPQTPYDMHQPGTSRQSQSQSSYGNNNSLHAQQQQHSSSGGTSNNNNLTATGTTTTASNNNHASGIASSAAVLTGSGTIVPLVARGSHYNHHGNTRYQPRTQQQLLHQHQHQQQPHLHQQQQHQHQQHYSYHHPQFGNMAVPVRHYDAHQQQQQQQQQQQQYSGNVYADDAYSAYHHTAHHQHSSNHSTSGSNNQRQATAYATPRRHNSSNNMRHSTPAAATAATSTADTASVASPAGAVAAAPATMHSNQLQQHHHALLQHADSQLLPSHLKCGMCASLVLASVFVAGTKFYFDHQGTGLEVLIFCVFSAFFLAACLISLCRIPKGLFSSSSRSNGRAAVCHSRGVNSSLAGSGAAQSAGCLLEMSEGRYLEERQVTTVGGTAATAGPPPYHIAILLPEQTPATMGKQLPLDESPPPSYDKILV; encoded by the exons ATGCATTTCTGGATTGACAAGCGATCCCAGCAGTGCGGATTTGGACGGTCTCGTGTGGCGGCCTCCTTGTCGCACGCTGGCAGCGGTCTGAGCTACGGTCATCCGCCACGAAGGACCAAGTccaccagctgcagcaacagcactgGCCAGTCAATGCCTCCGGTGCATCGATCTCTGCCGCAGACGCCGTACGACATGCACCAGCCCGGCACAAGTCgccagtcgcagtcgcagtcgtcatacggcaacaacaactccctgcacgcccagcagcagcaacattccAGCAGCGGTggcaccagcaacaacaataacttGACTGCCACcggcacaacaacaactgccagCAACAATAACCACGCCAGCGGTATAGCCTCCTCGGCAGCCGTCCTCACCGGCAGTGGAACCATCGTTCCGCTCGTGGCACGAGGATCGCACTACAATCACCACGGCAACACGCGATATCAGCCAaggacgcagcagcagctcttgcaccagcaccagcatcagcagcagccacacctgcatcaacagcagcaacatcagcatcagcagcactACAGCTATCACCATCCGCAATTCGGCAACATGGCCGTGCCCGTGCGACACTACGAtgcacatcagcagcagcagcagcagcaacagcaacagcagcaatacTCGGGCAATGTCTACGC TGATGATGCCTACAGCGCGTATCACCACACCGCCCATCACCAGCACAGCAGCAATCACTCGaccagcggcagcaacaaccagcGACAAGCGACCGCCTACGCCACGCCCCGTCGCCACAATTCCAGCAACAATATGCGACACTcgacgccagcagcagcaacggcagcaacatcaaccgCAGACACAGCAAGTGTCGCCAGTCCAGCGGgagcagttgctgctgcacctgccACAATGCACAGCAATcagttgcagcagcaccatcatGCATTGCTGCAGCACGCGGACTCGCAACTGTTGCCCAGCCACCTGAAGTGCGGCATGTGCGCCTCGCTGGTGCTGGCCTCCGTTTTTGTGGCAGGAACAAAGTTCTACTTCGACCACCAGGGCACCGGCCTGGAGGTGCTGATCTTCTGCGTCTTCTCCGCCTTCTTTCTGGCCGCCTGCCTGATCAGCCTGTGCCGCATCCCGAAAGGCCTGTTCTCGAGTTCCAGTCGCTCGAATGGCCGAGCAGCGGTTTGCCACAGTCGTGGTGTCAACTCCTCGTTGGCGGGATCCGGAGCGGCGCAGTCCGCCGGCTGCCTGCTGGAGATGAGCGAGGGACGGTATCTGGAGGAGCGACAGGTGACCACAGTGGGCGGGACGGCGGCTACAGCCGGCCCGCCACCCTACCATATAGCCATACTGCTGCCGGAACAGACGCCGGCGACGATGGGCAAACAACTTCCGTTGGATGAATCTCCGCCGCCGTCGTACGACAAGATTCTCGTATAG
- the LOC122617306 gene encoding tetratricopeptide repeat protein 36 homolog, giving the protein MPQANLKLSPHDQQVLDSIFNPLELSSLQTNDLIPAESDLRDVEPDTQAIKASRDLELRGIALSESGELDEALDLFEQSLNLAQRSSVLNNRAQTLRLAKRDEEALDDLNRALELASDQQTRTKCHAHCQRGVLYRKLDNLEAARADFEAAAQLGSKFAREQLVEINPFAALCNQMLRQAFDQLK; this is encoded by the exons ATGCCTCAGGCCAATCTAAAGTTAAGTCCACATGATCAACAAGTGCTCGATTCAATTTTCAATCCCCTCGAGCTCAGCAGCCTACAGACAAATGACCTAATTCCCGCTGAGTCCGACCTCAGGGATGTGGAGCCGGACACCCAAGCCATCAAAGCTTCCAGGGACCTGGAGCTAAGAGGCATTGCGTTATCCGAAAGTGGGGAGCTTGATGAAGCCCTGGATCTATTTGAACAGTCATTAAATTTGGCCCAGAGGTCTTCGGTGCTAAATAATAGGGCACAAACTTTACGCCTTGCCAAACGCGATGAGG AGGCCCTTGATGACCTAAACCGAGCCCTGGAACTGGCCAGTGATCAGCAGACCCGCAccaagtgccacgcccactgtcaGCGTGGGGTCCTTTATCGTAAACTGGATAATTTAGAGGCGGCTCGTGCCGACTTCGAAGCAGCAGCCCAGCTGGGCAGTAAATTCGCCAGGGAACAG CTAGTGGAAATAAATCCCTTTGCCGCTCTCTGCAATCAAATGCTTCGCCAGGCATTCGATCAGCTAAAGTAA
- the LOC122616679 gene encoding endoglucanase A — MPFQVSWLSLLTVFLTGSLTSIEAEVFPQCANAPVDTFVMAIEDCASYIYCNGEDSFRDSCPESTYFDDRTQECAFDDEGVCLRNSDSVLTEELPDKQATGEEQDGIDGTTPVPINASTGSSDSSTLQADPATPPAESFPSVTTPPTTSPKPSAPSPTPSSPAQGRPHCDASGDGDHPHPQRCEYYYRCLGGYLTIVRCPYKYGWDFPTKQCKPLSEAQCFSYNY, encoded by the coding sequence ATGCCATTTCAAGTATCTTGGCTCAGTCTGCTGACAGTTTTCCTGACAGGATCCCTAACTTCAATTGAAGCCGAAGTGTTCCCGCAGTGCGCGAATGCTCCGGTGGATACCTTTGTCATGGCCATCGAGGATTGCGCTTCGTACATCTATTGCAATGGAGAGGACTCCTTCCGAGACAGCTGCCCCGAGTCCACCTACTTTGACGACCGCACCCAGGAGTGTGCCTTTGATGATGAGGGTGTGTGCCTAAGGAACTCCGATTCAGTCCTCACCGAGGAGCTGCCCGATAAGCAGGCCACTGGTGAGGAGCAGGATGGCATCGATGGCACCACTCCCGTGCCAATAAATGCCTCTACCGGATCTTCAGATTCTTCCACTTTACAAGCTGATCCTGCAACACCCCCTGCAGAATCATTTCCCTCAGTGACTACGCCACCTACTACATCTCCTAAGCCATCCGCTCCATCTCCAACGCCTTCCTCTCCAGCTCAGGGCAGACCGCACTGCGACGCATCCGGAGACGGTGACCATCCTCATCCCCAGCGGTGCGAGTACTACTACAGGTGCCTAGGCGGCTATCTGACCATTGTGAGGTGTCCTTACAAATATGGCTGGGACTTTCCCACAAAGCAATGCAAGCCGCTCAGCGAGGCTCAGTGCTTCAGTTATAACTACTAG
- the LOC122616960 gene encoding protein bric-a-brac 2 isoform X1, with protein sequence MEHVNSTNARQPQHHHFDQQLQHNDSQQQFCLRWHNHQTSLLSTLPILLDQSHLTDVTISAEGRQLKAHRVVLSACSSFFMDIFRALEASNHPVIIIPGASFGAIVSLLTFMYSGEVNVYEEQIPMLLNLAETLGIKGLADVQNNNLPKTARSGGGSYMDTANEKSSEFERPSTPSPTPTPTLTPSHTPTPSQPLPLPQLPSAALNTPLLANKLGSVSSSGMGTTPLENLFKSLQFYPSLLPQPLNFSQTALNKTTELLAKYQQQCQLYQSGMQEDQLETDCFGSKRLKGDSPPKELRRLEKSLAKNPKFSSTTNSSSSSKSPQECSIPNPIVATSPVTLAPPTMAHFSPQLPVVKCSSASYPSALGQGQLYSSKPPLYSAAVTPTAAQQAAQMHHHPQPGPSPYISAEDHAKLQLHIEQYQREAAAAAAAAAGGMALVSAKSEPNLLSLSADRDKSLATAPIKPPSNSKLYATCFICHKQLSNQYNLRVHLETHQNVRYACNVCSHVSRSKDALRKHVSYRHPGAPSPCENEARRKRVSKLAATTVPTSTPMSITASHTVTSGDVGPAPATTIGCSGQEARNPYLFLPNQFQMAAAAAAVAVAESSPASGQPSLDLAQEAPPGIKSEREPPAASNGEATGVETSATTI encoded by the exons ATGGAACATGTAAATAGCACTAATGCCAGACAACCGCAGCATCATCATTTTgatcagcagctgcagcacaatGACAGCCAACAGCAGTTCTGCCTGCGATGGCACAACCATCAG ACCAGTTTGCTGAGCACCCTGCCCATTCTGCTGGACCAATCCCATCTGACAGATGTCACCATTTCGGCCGAGGGACGCCAGCTGAAAGCCCATCGCGTGGTTCTGAGTGCCTGCAGCAGCTTTTTCATGGACATCTTCCGGGCTCTGGAGGCCAGTAACCACCCAGTCATCATCATACCCGGCGCCAGCTTCGGCGCCATCGTCTCGCTGCTCACCTTCATGTACTCCGGCGAGGTGAATGTCTACGAGGAGCAGATTCCGATGCTGCTCAACCTGGCCGAGACACTGGGCATCAAGGGACTGGCCGATGTCCAGAACAACAAT CTACCAAAAACGGCGAGAAGTGGAGGTGGCTCCTACATGGATACGGCGAACGAGAAGTCCTCTGAGTTTGAACGTCCCAGCACTCCCtctcccacgcccacacccacccTCACGCCCTCCCACACGCCCACTCCCAGCCAACCTCTCCCCCTGCCCCAGCTGCCCAGTGCCGCACTGAACACCCCTCTGCTGGCCAACAAACTGGGATCGGTGAGCTCCAGTGGAATGGGCACCACGCCCCTGGAGAATCTCTTCAAGTCGCTGCAGTTCTATCCCAGCCTGCTGCCCCAACCACTAAACTTCTCGCAGACGGCGCTCAACAAGACCACTGAGCTGTTGGCCAAGTACCAGCAGCAGTGCCAGCTCTACCAGAGCGGCATGCAGGAGGATCAACTGGAGACGGATTGCTTCGGCTCCAAGAGGCTGAAGGGCGACAGTCCGCCGAAGGAGCTCAGGCGACTGGAGAAGAGCCTTGCAAAGAATCCCAAATTCTCATCGAcgaccaacagcagcagcagcagcaagtcgCCGCAGGAATGCTCCATACCTAATCCCATTGTGGCCACTTCGCCAGTAACTCTCGCTCCCCCGACCATGGCCCACTTTTCGCCCCAGTTGCCGGTGGTCAAGTGCTCCTCGGCCAGTTACCCCAGCGCTCTCGGCCAAGGTCAACTCTACAGTAGCAAGCCACCACTCTACAGTGCAGCAGTCACGCCGACGGCCGCCCAGCAGGCGGCGCAgatgcaccaccacccacaaccagGGCCATCGCCCTACATCTCGGCCGAGGATCATGCCAAGCTGCAGCTCCACATCGAGCAGTACCAGCGGgaagcggcggcagcagcggcagcggccgCCGGCGGAATGGCGCTGGTCAGCGCCAAGTCGGAGCCCAATCTGCTCTCGCTGAGCGCCGACCGCGACAAGTCGCTGGCCACCGCACCCATCAAGCCGCCGTCCAACTCGAAGCTCTATGCCACCTGTTTCATCTGCCACAAGCAGCTGAGCAACCAATACAACCTGCGCGTCCACCTCGAAACCCATCAGAATGTGCG GTATGCCTGCAATGTGTGCTCCCATGTGTCCCGCAGCAAGGATGCCCTGCGCAAGCACGTTAGCTACCGACATCCTGGGGCGCCATCGCCATGTGAAAACGAGGCTCGCCGGAAGAGGGTCTCCAAGCTGGCAGCGACCACTGTGCCCACCTCGACACCCATGTCCATTACCGCCAGTCACACGGTTACCAGTGGCGATGTGGGTCCAGCTCCAGCGACCACAATTGGATGTTCGGGTCAGGAGGCAAGGAATCCGTACCTCTTCCTGCCCAATCAATTTCAGATggcggctgcagcagcagccgtaGCGGTGGCCGAATCCTCGCCAGCTTCTGGCCAACCCTCGCTGGACTTGGCCCAGGAGGCGCCACCTGGGATTAAAAGTGAGCGGGAGCCTCCGGCGGCGAGCAACGGAGAGGCGACAGGTGTGGAGACGTCGGCGACAACCATCTGA
- the LOC122616683 gene encoding probable chitinase 10, with amino-acid sequence MFGANSCGRQFKLSRMKWLLNGPLLLIILMVHQSQADEDLVVAPSPDDDGDDLDVQDTNIYDMYNNTQINVCSNVADGVYLPYVGNCSKYIECENNTIKDVGSCMDLAKDNSQICDPTQPCELGYDPVLQVCTYMEKVQCLPTCESYRLSSFCYDNTCTKYVLCYYGKPVLRQCHDGLQYNNETDRCDFPEYVDCVANDCSATFQPEDIIYLGSKASCSKYFVCSNGHPWEQECAPGLAYNPSCKCCDFAENVNCTVKAAARNILPYSRTPLRRADIKCPLMGTHFFPHKSRRDAYYYCVEGRGVTLDCTPGLYFDPKVEECRMPEFIGV; translated from the exons ATGTTTGGTG CGAACAGTTGTGGTAGACAGTTCAAACTATCCAGGA TGAAGTGGCTATTAAACGGGCCTCTACTGTTGATCATTTTGATGGTTCATCAGAGCCAGGCCGACGAAGATCTTGTGGTGGCCCCCAGTCCAGacgacgatggcgatgactTGGATGTCCAGGATACGAATATTTACGATATGTACAACAACACCCAGATAAATGTTTGCAGTAATGTGGCGGATGGAGTTTATTTGCCCTACGTTGGAAATTGCTCAAAATACATCGAGTGTGAAA ACAACACCATAAAGGACGTAGGCAGCTGCATGGATTTGGCAAAGGATAATTCACAGATTTGCGATCCAACCCAGCCATGTGAGCTAGGATACGATCCTGTGCTCCAGGTGTGCACCTACATGGAGAAGGTACAGTGCCTGCCCACCTGTGAGTCGTACCGATTGAGCAGCTTCTGCTACGACAACACCTGTACCAAGTACGTGCTCTGCTACTACGGAAAGCCTGTGCTACGGCAATGCCACGATGGACTCCAGTACAACAACGAGACGGATCGCTGCGACTTCCCGGAGTACGTGGACTGTGTGGCCAACGACTGCTCCGCCACCTTCCAGCCAGAGGACATCATCTACCTGGGCAGCAAGGCCTCCTGCAGCAAGTACTTCGTCTGTTCCAATGGCCATCCGTGGGAACAGGAGTGTGCTCCCGGTTTGGCCTACAATCCCAGCTGCAAGTGCTGCGACTTTGCCGAGAATGTCAACTGTACC GTTAAGGCTGCAGCCAGAAATATTCTGCCATATTCCCGAACCCCTTTGCGTCGTGCTGACATTAAGTGTCCCCTAATGGGAACTCACTTTTTCCCACACAAATCTCGCCGAGATGCATACTATTATTGCGTCGAGGGACGTGGAGTCACACTGGACTGCACTCCGGGCCTTTACTTCGATCCCAAAGTGGAGGAGTGCCGCATGCCGGAATTCATTGGTGTCTAA